A DNA window from Jaculus jaculus isolate mJacJac1 chromosome 1, mJacJac1.mat.Y.cur, whole genome shotgun sequence contains the following coding sequences:
- the Slc25a42 gene encoding mitochondrial coenzyme A transporter SLC25A42 isoform X2, whose amino-acid sequence MGNGVKEGSARLREDAEAILSAPVSSKRDHRQVLSSLLAGALAGALAKTAVAPLDRTKIIFQVSSKRFSAKEAFRLLYFTYLNEGFFSLWRGNSATMVRVVPYAAIQFSAHEEYKRILGHYYGFRGEYSNIFHVFIRISREEGLKTLYHGFMPTVLGVIPYAGLSFFTYETLKSLHREYSGRLQPYPLERMIFGACAGLIGQSASYPLDVVRRRMQTAGVTGHQHGSILSTLRSIVREEGAVRGLYKGLSMNWLKGPIAVGISFTTFDLTHILLRRLQS is encoded by the exons ATGGGTAATGGTGTGAAGGAAGGCTCCGCACGCCTCCGAGAGGATGCTGAAGCCATCCTATCTGCTCCTGTCTCCTCAAAG AGAGACCATAGGCAAGTGCTCAGCTCCTTgctggctggggccctggctggTGCCCTCGCCAAGACAGCAGTAGCTCCCCTGGACCGAACCAAAATCATCTTCCAAG TGTCTTCAAAAAGATTTTCTGccaag GAGGCCTTCCGTCTCCTCTACTTCACCTACCTCAACGAGGGTTTCTTCAGCCTGTGGCGCGGGAACTCGGCCACCATGGTGCGCGTGGTGCCCTATGCAGCCATCCAGTTCAGCGCGCATGAGGAGTACAAGCGCATCCTTGGCCACTACTATGGCTTCCGTGGAGA GTACAGCAACATCTTTCATGTCTTCATCCGCATATCCCGAGAGGAGGGACTGAAGACCCTCTACCATGGCTTTATGCCCACTGTGCTGGGTGTCATTCCCTACGCTGGACTCAGCTTCTTCACCTATGAGACGCTCAAGAGCCTGCACAGAG AGTATAGTGGCCGCTTGCAGCCCTACCCGTTGGAGCGCATGATCTTCGGGGCGTGTGCGGGCCTCATCGGACAGTCGGCCTCCTACCCGTTGGACGTGGTGCGGCGGCGCATGCAGACGGCGGGCGTCACGGGCCACCAGCATGGCTCCATCCTGAGCACGCTGCGCTCCATCGTGCGCGAGGAGGGCGCCGTGCGGGGCCTGTACAAGGGCCTGAGCATGAACTGGCTGAAAGGCCCCATCGCCGTGGGCATCAGCTTCACCACCTTCGACCTCACTCACATCCTGCTGCGCCGCCTGCAGAGCTAG
- the Slc25a42 gene encoding mitochondrial coenzyme A transporter SLC25A42 isoform X1 — translation MGNGVKEGSARLREDAEAILSAPVSSKRDHRQVLSSLLAGALAGALAKTAVAPLDRTKIIFQVSSKRFSAKEAFRLLYFTYLNEGFFSLWRGNSATMVRVVPYAAIQFSAHEEYKRILGHYYGFRGEALPPWPRLLAGALAGTTAASLTYPLDLVRARMAVTPKEMYSNIFHVFIRISREEGLKTLYHGFMPTVLGVIPYAGLSFFTYETLKSLHREYSGRLQPYPLERMIFGACAGLIGQSASYPLDVVRRRMQTAGVTGHQHGSILSTLRSIVREEGAVRGLYKGLSMNWLKGPIAVGISFTTFDLTHILLRRLQS, via the exons ATGGGTAATGGTGTGAAGGAAGGCTCCGCACGCCTCCGAGAGGATGCTGAAGCCATCCTATCTGCTCCTGTCTCCTCAAAG AGAGACCATAGGCAAGTGCTCAGCTCCTTgctggctggggccctggctggTGCCCTCGCCAAGACAGCAGTAGCTCCCCTGGACCGAACCAAAATCATCTTCCAAG TGTCTTCAAAAAGATTTTCTGccaag GAGGCCTTCCGTCTCCTCTACTTCACCTACCTCAACGAGGGTTTCTTCAGCCTGTGGCGCGGGAACTCGGCCACCATGGTGCGCGTGGTGCCCTATGCAGCCATCCAGTTCAGCGCGCATGAGGAGTACAAGCGCATCCTTGGCCACTACTATGGCTTCCGTGGAGA agccctgCCCCCGTGGCCTCGCCTCCTGGCTGGTGCTCTGGCAGGAACCACTGCGGCTTCTCTTACCTACCCTCTGGATCTGGTCAGAGCAAGGATGGCCGTGACACCTAAGGAAAT GTACAGCAACATCTTTCATGTCTTCATCCGCATATCCCGAGAGGAGGGACTGAAGACCCTCTACCATGGCTTTATGCCCACTGTGCTGGGTGTCATTCCCTACGCTGGACTCAGCTTCTTCACCTATGAGACGCTCAAGAGCCTGCACAGAG AGTATAGTGGCCGCTTGCAGCCCTACCCGTTGGAGCGCATGATCTTCGGGGCGTGTGCGGGCCTCATCGGACAGTCGGCCTCCTACCCGTTGGACGTGGTGCGGCGGCGCATGCAGACGGCGGGCGTCACGGGCCACCAGCATGGCTCCATCCTGAGCACGCTGCGCTCCATCGTGCGCGAGGAGGGCGCCGTGCGGGGCCTGTACAAGGGCCTGAGCATGAACTGGCTGAAAGGCCCCATCGCCGTGGGCATCAGCTTCACCACCTTCGACCTCACTCACATCCTGCTGCGCCGCCTGCAGAGCTAG
- the Slc25a42 gene encoding mitochondrial coenzyme A transporter SLC25A42 isoform X3 encodes MGNGVKEGSARLREDAEAILSAPVSSKRDHRQVLSSLLAGALAGALAKTAVAPLDRTKIIFQVSSKRFSAKEAFRLLYFTYLNEGFFSLWRGNSATMVRVVPYAAIQFSAHEEYKRILGHYYGFRGEALPPWPRLLAGALAGTTAASLTYPLDLVRARMAVTPKEMYSNIFHVFIRISREEGLKTLYHGFMPTVLGVIPYAGLSFFTYETLKSLHRVAVVHSLLQMLRYRCVTQNAVYTTVTLHSVGNSNKKKVGTYSIHKVLKHSI; translated from the exons ATGGGTAATGGTGTGAAGGAAGGCTCCGCACGCCTCCGAGAGGATGCTGAAGCCATCCTATCTGCTCCTGTCTCCTCAAAG AGAGACCATAGGCAAGTGCTCAGCTCCTTgctggctggggccctggctggTGCCCTCGCCAAGACAGCAGTAGCTCCCCTGGACCGAACCAAAATCATCTTCCAAG TGTCTTCAAAAAGATTTTCTGccaag GAGGCCTTCCGTCTCCTCTACTTCACCTACCTCAACGAGGGTTTCTTCAGCCTGTGGCGCGGGAACTCGGCCACCATGGTGCGCGTGGTGCCCTATGCAGCCATCCAGTTCAGCGCGCATGAGGAGTACAAGCGCATCCTTGGCCACTACTATGGCTTCCGTGGAGA agccctgCCCCCGTGGCCTCGCCTCCTGGCTGGTGCTCTGGCAGGAACCACTGCGGCTTCTCTTACCTACCCTCTGGATCTGGTCAGAGCAAGGATGGCCGTGACACCTAAGGAAAT GTACAGCAACATCTTTCATGTCTTCATCCGCATATCCCGAGAGGAGGGACTGAAGACCCTCTACCATGGCTTTATGCCCACTGTGCTGGGTGTCATTCCCTACGCTGGACTCAGCTTCTTCACCTATGAGACGCTCAAGAGCCTGCACAGAG TAGCAGTGGTGCACAGCCTTTTGCAGATGCTACGTTATCGCTGTGTGACCCAGAATGCTGTGTACACAACTGTCACACTTCATTCAGTCGGGAACAGTAACAAGAAGAAAGTCGGTACATATTCCATACACAAAGTTTTAAAACACTCAATCTAG